The following proteins come from a genomic window of Mariniflexile sp. TRM1-10:
- a CDS encoding adenosylcobalamin-dependent ribonucleoside-diphosphate reductase — MNQEVAKTPPKTYSQDEAFNASLSYFNQDDLAARVWLNKYALKDSEGNIYELTPNDMHQRIAKELARVEKKYANPLSEEAIFDLIKDFKYIVPQGSPMAGIGNPYQIASLSNCFVIGNVGDSDSYGAVMKIDQEQVQLMKRRGGVGHDLSHIRPKGSPVNNSALTSTGIVPFMERYSNSTREVAQDGRRGALMLSVSINHPDSEDFINAKLEQGKVTGANVSVRIDDAFMEAVKNDTEYTQKYPIFSSQPKVSKTIDANSLWKKIVHNAWKSAEPGILFWDTIINESVPDCYADLGYKTVSTNPCGEIPLCPYDSCRLLAINLFSYVENPFTKEASFDFDLFKKHIAAAQRIMDDIIDLELEKIDNILLKIDEDPESDEVKAIERNLWINIKKKAQEGRRTGIGITAEGDMLAALGIKYGSEAGNAFSLEVHKTIAIEAYRGSVHLAKQRGAFLVFDVEREKNNPFIQRLKDADSQLYYEMLEYGRRNIALLTIAPTGTTSLMTQTTSGIEPVFLPVYKRRRKVNPNDKEARIDFVDEVGDSWEEYVVFHHRFKQWMEINGMDTSKNYSQKEIDKLIKKSPYHKATSNDVDWLSKVSMQGAIQKWVDHSISVTINLPNDATEDLVGALYLKAWEVGCKGVTVYRDGSRSGVLIANDEKEDKQQESLTPFPVKRPQILEADVVRFQNSKEKWIAFIGLIEGRPYEIFTGLADDEDGILIPRWVNEGLIIKNRNEDGTSRYDFQYKNIRGYKTTIEGLSHKFNPEFWNYAKLISSTLRHGMPIDKIVDLINSLQLDSESINTWKNGVVRALKRYVEDGTQVKGQTCDTCKSENLIYQEGCLTCKDCGSSKCG, encoded by the coding sequence ATGAATCAAGAAGTCGCCAAAACCCCACCCAAAACGTATTCGCAAGATGAAGCTTTCAATGCTTCCTTAAGTTATTTCAATCAAGATGATCTTGCTGCACGTGTATGGTTAAATAAATATGCCCTAAAAGATTCTGAAGGGAATATTTATGAGTTAACCCCAAACGACATGCATCAACGTATTGCTAAAGAATTAGCAAGAGTTGAAAAAAAATATGCAAACCCGCTATCTGAAGAGGCCATTTTCGATTTAATTAAGGACTTTAAATACATCGTTCCCCAAGGTAGCCCCATGGCAGGAATTGGTAATCCATATCAAATCGCATCACTTTCAAATTGTTTTGTTATTGGAAATGTGGGGGATTCCGATTCTTATGGAGCCGTCATGAAAATTGACCAGGAACAGGTGCAACTTATGAAACGTCGTGGAGGTGTTGGTCACGATTTGTCACATATACGTCCTAAAGGTTCTCCGGTAAACAATTCAGCATTGACATCTACGGGCATTGTTCCTTTTATGGAACGCTATTCAAATTCAACTAGGGAAGTTGCACAAGATGGTAGGCGAGGTGCGCTTATGCTGTCGGTTTCCATTAATCATCCAGATTCAGAAGATTTTATAAACGCCAAGTTAGAGCAGGGCAAAGTTACGGGCGCCAATGTATCGGTTAGAATAGACGATGCTTTTATGGAAGCGGTTAAGAATGATACTGAATATACCCAAAAATATCCAATCTTTAGTAGTCAGCCAAAAGTGTCAAAAACCATTGATGCTAATTCCTTATGGAAAAAAATTGTACATAATGCTTGGAAATCTGCCGAACCCGGTATTTTGTTTTGGGACACGATCATTAATGAATCTGTGCCCGATTGTTATGCCGATTTAGGTTATAAAACGGTCTCTACAAACCCATGTGGTGAAATTCCGCTGTGCCCTTATGATTCTTGTAGATTGTTAGCCATTAACTTATTTTCTTATGTCGAAAATCCATTTACAAAAGAGGCTAGTTTTGATTTCGATTTATTTAAAAAACACATAGCGGCAGCACAACGTATTATGGATGATATTATCGATTTGGAATTGGAGAAAATTGATAATATCCTTCTTAAAATAGATGAAGATCCAGAGTCGGACGAGGTAAAAGCAATCGAGCGTAACTTATGGATTAACATAAAAAAGAAAGCCCAAGAAGGTAGAAGAACCGGTATTGGCATCACTGCTGAAGGTGATATGTTAGCCGCTTTAGGAATTAAATATGGAAGTGAAGCAGGTAACGCCTTTTCATTAGAAGTTCATAAAACCATTGCCATTGAAGCATATAGAGGTTCGGTACATTTGGCTAAGCAGCGCGGTGCGTTTTTGGTTTTTGATGTAGAACGCGAAAAAAACAATCCGTTTATTCAACGTTTAAAAGATGCCGACAGTCAACTGTATTATGAAATGTTGGAATATGGCAGACGCAACATAGCCTTGTTGACCATTGCTCCAACGGGAACCACTAGTTTAATGACGCAAACCACATCAGGTATCGAACCTGTATTTTTGCCCGTTTATAAACGAAGAAGAAAAGTAAATCCAAACGATAAAGAAGCACGTATAGATTTTGTTGATGAAGTAGGTGATTCTTGGGAAGAATATGTGGTATTCCACCATCGTTTCAAGCAATGGATGGAAATAAACGGCATGGATACTTCTAAAAATTATTCCCAAAAAGAGATTGATAAATTAATTAAAAAATCACCTTATCATAAGGCAACATCCAACGATGTGGATTGGTTAAGCAAGGTAAGTATGCAGGGCGCTATACAAAAATGGGTAGACCACTCCATAAGTGTCACCATTAATTTGCCTAACGATGCAACTGAAGATTTAGTTGGTGCCTTGTATTTAAAAGCATGGGAAGTAGGTTGCAAAGGCGTAACCGTTTATAGGGATGGTTCGCGTTCGGGTGTGCTAATTGCTAATGATGAGAAAGAAGACAAGCAGCAAGAATCCTTAACGCCTTTTCCTGTAAAACGTCCGCAAATCTTAGAAGCTGATGTCGTTCGCTTTCAAAATAGCAAAGAAAAATGGATTGCCTTTATAGGGTTGATAGAAGGCAGGCCTTATGAGATTTTCACTGGTTTAGCCGATGATGAAGATGGTATTTTAATACCACGTTGGGTAAACGAAGGCTTAATAATTAAAAATAGAAATGAAGATGGTACGTCTCGTTATGATTTTCAGTATAAAAACATAAGAGGCTATAAAACCACTATAGAAGGCTTATCGCATAAGTTTAACCCAGAGTTCTGGAACTATGCCAAGCTTATTTCAAGCACCCTGCGTCACGGGATGCCCATCGATAAAATTGTCGATTTAATCAATAGTTTACAACTAGATAGCGAATCTATTAACACGTGGAAAAATGGGGTAGTGCGTGCTTTAAAACGTTATGTTGAAGATGGCACCCAAGTAAAAGGACAAACCTGCGATACTTGTAAATCGGAGAATTTAATATACCAAGAAGGCTGCTTAACCTGTAAGGATTGCGGGTCTTCTAAGTGTGGATAA
- a CDS encoding phosphotransferase, translating into MTTFPVTNSILSAKELGAFTKDNYPLNGNFNCELFRTGMNHTYFLSDNETKYVLRVYSHNWRSKSEIIEEIELLNLLRENNLSVSFPIQDKNGEFIQIINAPEGIRYVVLFSFAQGDKVRFTDKETCFSIGSLTAKIHNLTSNRTIDRISYNYESLLELPYEHLKKFFSEKLPEMEFIREIGGFFQKTDFENIQKGVVHMDVWYDNMAVTNEKEITIFDFDFCGNGAQILDVGYFCKQLFHIEPDKKEYELKMKHFLEGYQSIRLLSDNELKLIPKAGLAVFVFYLGVQAQRFDWSNIFLSENYLKMFYVGRLKSWIEYNNIEKITADNSL; encoded by the coding sequence ATGACAACATTCCCAGTTACAAATTCTATTCTTTCTGCAAAAGAATTAGGTGCATTTACAAAAGATAACTATCCATTGAATGGGAATTTCAATTGTGAACTATTTAGAACCGGAATGAATCACACTTATTTTCTTTCCGACAACGAAACAAAATATGTTTTAAGAGTTTACAGTCATAATTGGAGGTCAAAATCTGAAATTATTGAAGAAATAGAACTTTTAAATTTATTAAGAGAGAATAATTTAAGTGTTTCTTTTCCCATTCAAGATAAAAACGGAGAATTCATTCAAATAATAAATGCACCAGAAGGAATTAGATACGTCGTACTTTTTTCGTTTGCGCAAGGAGACAAAGTTAGATTTACTGATAAAGAGACTTGTTTTTCAATTGGCTCACTAACGGCTAAAATTCACAACCTTACTTCAAACAGAACCATCGACCGAATTTCTTATAACTACGAATCACTTTTAGAGTTACCTTATGAACATTTAAAAAAATTCTTTTCAGAGAAATTGCCAGAAATGGAATTCATCAGAGAGATTGGTGGGTTCTTTCAAAAAACTGATTTTGAAAACATTCAAAAGGGAGTTGTTCATATGGATGTTTGGTATGATAATATGGCGGTGACAAATGAAAAAGAAATTACAATTTTCGACTTTGATTTTTGTGGAAATGGCGCACAAATTTTAGACGTTGGCTATTTTTGCAAGCAATTATTTCACATTGAACCCGACAAGAAAGAATATGAACTGAAAATGAAACATTTTTTGGAAGGCTATCAAAGCATTAGACTTTTATCCGACAATGAATTGAAATTAATTCCTAAAGCAGGATTAGCTGTTTTTGTTTTTTATCTTGGTGTCCAAGCACAAAGGTTTGACTGGTCGAATATCTTTTTATCTGAAAATTATCTTAAAATGTTCTATGTAGGAAGACTAAAATCTTGGATTGAATACAATAATATCGAAAAAATAACTGCGGATAATTCCTTATAA
- a CDS encoding DUF3078 domain-containing protein yields the protein MKHVLLVAVCFFFQLVQSQPDTLFLRTKAAKYDGPVWVQKNKASVSLSEVAFVNWNSGGTNSISGLLGMESSANYTDKYFSWRNDVVINYGVNKQQDRELRKTEDLFELNSDIGFKPDSISNWYYSAKLNFRTQLANGYRYPDKDMPISRLMAPGYLFFGGGMEYGKNIEQLSFYFSPLTLKATFVLDENLANEGKFGVTPAVLDSEGNVIVPGKRVRKEVGVLVNNSYEMEVATNIKVKQQVSLYSDYINNFGNVDVDWRIDFDFKVNHFIKATLGSHLRYDDDIKTIIPSEIEGETDEAGAKVQWKQFLGIGFAVDF from the coding sequence ATGAAGCACGTTTTATTAGTAGCTGTTTGTTTCTTTTTTCAGCTTGTACAATCTCAACCAGACACTTTATTTTTAAGAACAAAAGCAGCAAAATATGATGGCCCCGTATGGGTCCAAAAAAATAAAGCTTCAGTAAGTTTAAGCGAAGTCGCCTTTGTTAACTGGAATTCCGGAGGTACTAATTCTATTTCTGGTCTTTTAGGAATGGAATCTTCGGCCAATTATACCGATAAGTATTTTTCATGGCGAAACGATGTTGTAATTAATTATGGTGTTAATAAACAACAAGACAGAGAGCTGAGAAAAACCGAGGATTTGTTTGAGCTGAATTCAGATATTGGTTTCAAGCCAGATAGTATTTCAAATTGGTACTATTCAGCAAAACTTAATTTTAGAACCCAATTGGCAAACGGTTATAGATATCCGGATAAAGACATGCCGATTTCAAGATTGATGGCTCCGGGGTATTTGTTTTTTGGGGGTGGAATGGAATATGGTAAAAATATAGAGCAATTGTCATTTTACTTTTCGCCACTAACATTAAAAGCAACATTTGTATTAGATGAAAATTTGGCAAATGAAGGAAAGTTTGGTGTTACGCCTGCTGTTTTAGATAGTGAAGGTAATGTTATTGTTCCAGGGAAACGTGTTAGAAAAGAAGTAGGTGTTTTGGTAAATAATAGCTACGAAATGGAAGTCGCCACAAACATTAAGGTAAAGCAGCAGGTAAGTCTTTATTCCGATTACATAAATAACTTTGGAAATGTAGATGTTGATTGGAGAATTGACTTCGATTTTAAAGTGAATCATTTTATAAAAGCAACACTTGGTTCTCATTTAAGATATGACGATGATATTAAAACTATCATACCATCGGAGATTGAAGGAGAGACCGATGAGGCTGGGGCCAAAGTGCAATGGAAACAGTTTCTAGGTATTGGTTTTGCAGTTGATTTTTAA